A window of Fragaria vesca subsp. vesca linkage group LG7, FraVesHawaii_1.0, whole genome shotgun sequence contains these coding sequences:
- the LOC101308813 gene encoding probable protein phosphatase 2C 8-like, whose translation MTLDSGDLRRSLVFETKSDRTRRRLRVRRLKYTCRTKIQLDVTGGEEEHCSGDRQTCEKEGGNSMKILSVSFSENDRVLSSYGGEVSEGRTGRSSYGVVSVVGRRREMEDAVRAEVGFAVKGKYDFYGVYDGHGGSEVASVCRERLHEVVAEAVEMEVVKGVKEVVIDWERVMEGCFGKMDEEVSGISVAKTVGSTAVAAVVTEELVVVANCGDSRAVLSRLGGTIALPLSTDHKPDRADELERIEAAGGRVINWNGSRVLGVLATSRSIGDQYLRPYVISKPEVTVTNRTDKDEFLILASDGLWDVISNELACQVVNKVVRGRMMTRMINDHDRDRDRVLLDYEGSPADNGACSKTSEAGTVLAELAMARGSKDNISVIVVDLRKLST comes from the exons ATGACGTTAGATTCCGGCGATTTGAGGCGGAGCCTCGTTTTCGAGACGAAGAGTGATCGCACCAGAAGAAGACTGAGAGTCCGGCGACTCAAGTACACGTGTCGGACGAAGATTCAGCTGGACGTCACCGGCGGCGAAGAGGAACACTGCTCCGGAGATCGTCAAACTTGTGAGAAGGAAGGTGGCAACTCCATGAAGATATTATCGGTGTCGTTCTCGGAAAACGACCGCGTTTTGTCGAGCTACGGAGGCGAGGTGAGCGAAGGGAGGACTGGGAGGAGTAGCTACGGCGTAGTTTCGGTGGTGGGGAGGAGGAGGGAGATGGAAGATGCGGTGAGAGCGGAGGTAGGGTTTGCGGTGAAAGGAAAGTACGACTTTTACGGGGTGTACGACGGGCATGGTGGGTCCGAGGTGGCGAGTGTTTGCCGGGAGAGGTTACACGAGGTGGTGGCGGAGGCGGTGGAGATGGAGGTGGTGAAGGGAGTGAAGGAGGTGGTTATTGATTGGGAGAGGGTGATGGAGGGGTGTTTTGGGAAAATGGATGAGGAGGTGAGTGGGATCTCTGTAGCCAAGACGGTTGGATCCACGGCGGTGGCTGCGGTGGTGACGGAGGAGCTGGTTGTGGTGGCCAACTGTGGTGATTCTAGGGCAGTGTTGTCAAGGCTAGGTGGTACTATTGCCTTGCCCTTGTCTACTGATCACAAG CCTGATAGAGCAGATGAGTTGGAGAGAATTGAAGCTGCCGGAGGGAGGGTGATCAATTGGAACGGAAGCCGTGTTCTAGGGGTGCTTGCTACTTCCAGATCCATAG GTGACCAGTACCTGAGACCATATGTGATATCGAAACCGGAGGTAACAGTGACGAACCGAACAGACAAGGATGAATTCCTCATCCTAGCTAGTGATGGCTTATGGGATGTCATATCCAATGAGCTTGCATGTCAAGTTGTGAACAAGGTCGTACGGGGAAGAATGATGACGAGGATGATTAATGATCATGATCGTGATCGTGATCGTGTACTCCTGGATTATGAAGGGTCGCCGGCGGACAATGGTGCCTGTAGCAAAACATCAGAGGCGGGAACAGTGCTGGCTGAGCTAGCTATGGCTCGGGGAAGCAAAGATAACATAAGTGTCATAGTAGTCGACCTCAGAAAATTGTCTACCTAG
- the LOC101309099 gene encoding putative RING-H2 finger protein ATL21A-like has product MNTLRAIIFSFLLLFSFSCLAAVSSTLETCTKAVCITGEAEIRFPFRIDKIQPETCGFPGFDLTCDMKAQTLLNLPSGDFTVQGIDYGEQEIWLNDPNNCLPKRLLSLDLIGSPFRPGFSEDFTFFNCSQDYLTYKYKLNPIACMSGPNRTVFATNSATVIWYLSTYCSKIGTFPVPVEWTFHQVIASSDLDYNLRLKWDRPGCGSCVERGGTCGFKTNSTKVVCSSIPQRGIPRGARYAITVGVGVPAILCLLGLLCCMCGRIKTLTRRNTSLPEFNSIVAPQPAIVMGLDVETLAAYPKIVLGESRRLPKPDDITCSICLSDYRPKETLKTIPECQHCFHANCIDEWLKLNATCPICRKSPN; this is encoded by the exons ATGAATACTCTCAGGGCTATCATCTTCTCCTTCCTTCTCTTATTCTCATTCTCATGCCTTGCAGCTGTGAGTAGCACCTTAGAGACTTGCACAAAAGCCGTTTGCATAACCGGCGAGGCCGAAATCCGCTTCCCCTTTCGGATAGACAAAATCCAGCCCGAGACTTGTGGTTTTCCCGGTTTCGATCTGACCTGTGACATGAAAGCTCAAACTCTTCTCAATCTTCCTTCCGGAGATTTCACCGTCCAGGGCATAGACTACGGCGAGCAAGAGATATGGCTCAACGATCCAAACAACTGCCTCCCCAAACGGCTCCTCTCTCTGGACCTCATCGGCTCTCCGTTTCGTCCAGGGTTTAGTGAAGACTTCACCTTCTTTAACTGCTCGCAGGACTACTTGACATACAAGTACAAGCTAAACCCTATTGCTTGCATGAGCGGTCCTAACCGCACGGTTTTTGCCACCAATTCTGCGACGGTGATTTGGTACTTGTCGACGTACTGCAGTAAGATCGGAACTTTTCCTGTTCCGGTTGAGTGGACTTTTCACCAGGTGATTGCGTCGTCGGATCTCGACTATAATCTCCGGCTAAAGTGGGACCGGCCGGGGTGCGGCAGCTGCGTAGAGCGGGGCGGAACGTGTGGCTTCAAGACCAATTCTACTAAAGTTGTTTGCTCCAGCATTCCTCAACGAG GAATCCCAAGGGGTGCACGCTATGCTATTACAGTGGGAGTTGGAGTGCCGGCAATTTTGTGCCTTCTAGGGCTATTATGTTGCATGTGTGGCAGGATCAAGACTTTGACAAGGAGAAACACATCACTCCCAGAATTTAACTCAATTGTGGCTCCGCAGCCTGCAATTGTTATGGGTCTCGATGTGGAAACACTTGCAGCCTACCCGAAAATAGTCCTTGGTGAGAGCCGGCGTCTACCAAAGCCCGATGATATCACTTGTTCGATTTGCTTGTCCGATTACCGGCCGAAGGAGACACTGAAGACCATACCCGAGTGCCAACATTGCTTCCATGCTAATTGCATCGATGAATGGCTTAAACTGAATGCTACTTGCCCTATTTGTAGAAAATCTCCAAATTAA